In the genome of Desulfovibrio desulfuricans, one region contains:
- a CDS encoding ArsR/SmtB family transcription factor: protein MALLYFKALSDETRLRLVHILLHYELSVNELVSILDMGQSRVSRHLKILTEAGLLTSRRDGLWVFYATPHSGEEREFLRALTPFVHPDAAMRADINMAAQMLEERALKTRQFFNAIAEDWDELNREVLGSFDLSEAVCEAVPAGCGTAVDLGCGTGAVLARMLPKAHGLIGVDGSARMLEICRRRFAPEALAEGRVSLRIGELSHLPLRDHEADFACINLVLHHLSDPAEGLREIRRIMASGGRLFVADFQRHADETMRIRYGDRWLGFDEQQLGVDLASAGFRVLQCRHMPVDRDMTLLLLSAEAC, encoded by the coding sequence ATGGCACTTTTATATTTCAAGGCCCTTTCGGACGAGACGCGCCTGCGCCTTGTGCACATCTTGCTGCATTACGAACTCTCGGTCAACGAACTGGTCAGCATCCTTGATATGGGGCAGTCGCGCGTTTCGCGCCACCTCAAGATACTTACCGAAGCGGGGTTGCTTACCTCGCGGCGGGACGGCCTGTGGGTATTTTACGCAACTCCTCACTCCGGCGAGGAACGCGAATTTTTGCGTGCCCTTACCCCCTTTGTGCATCCTGATGCGGCCATGCGCGCCGACATCAACATGGCCGCCCAGATGCTTGAGGAGCGCGCACTCAAAACCCGCCAGTTCTTTAACGCCATTGCGGAAGACTGGGACGAGCTTAACCGCGAAGTACTTGGTTCGTTTGATCTTTCTGAAGCAGTTTGCGAGGCCGTACCCGCTGGCTGCGGCACCGCAGTGGATCTTGGTTGCGGTACGGGCGCGGTGCTGGCCCGCATGCTGCCCAAGGCGCACGGCCTCATCGGCGTGGACGGCTCTGCCCGCATGCTCGAGATCTGCCGCCGCCGCTTTGCCCCAGAAGCTCTGGCCGAAGGCCGGGTATCGCTGCGCATTGGCGAACTCAGCCACTTGCCCCTGCGTGACCACGAGGCTGACTTTGCCTGCATCAACCTTGTGCTGCACCACCTCTCCGACCCGGCCGAAGGCCTGCGCGAGATACGCCGCATCATGGCCTCGGGCGGCAGGCTTTTTGTGGCCGACTTTCAGCGCCACGCTGACGAAACCATGCGTATCCGCTATGGCGACCGCTGGCTCGGCTTTGACGAACAGCAGCTCGGCGTGGACCTTGCCTCGGCGGGGTTCAGGGTTTTGCAGTGCAGGCACATGCCCGTTGACAGGGACATGACCCTGCTGTTGCTGAGCGCCGAGGCCTGTTAG
- the ahcY gene encoding adenosylhomocysteinase, with product MIKPLDLTLDHKVADMSLADFGKKEMQLSEREMPGLMECIKKYGPTKPLKGLKVTGSLHMTIQTAMLIKTLHALGADIRWASCNIFSTQDHAAAAIAEMGLAKVFAWKGENLEDYWWCTEMALTWPDGSGPDLIVDDGGDATLLIHKGVEAEANPAILDQPTDNKEFQCILDRLKLRLKEDPQHWHKVAAKVKGVSEETTTGVHRLYQLEAAGTLLFPAINVNDSVTKSKFDNLYGCRESLADGIKRATDIMVAGKVVVVVGYGDVGKGCAQSMRGFGARVLVTEIDPICALQAAMEGFEVTTVENALPQGDIYVTCTGNYHVITAAHMEGMKDEAIVCNIGHFDSEIEMSYLENTPGITRLNIKPQVDKWTLKSGRSIIVLAEGRLVNLGCATGHASFVMSNSFTNQTLAQLKLASEKLGKKVYTLPKELDEEVARLHLARLGVKLTKLTPEQADYIGVKVEGPYKPNLYRY from the coding sequence ATGATCAAACCCCTTGACCTGACCCTTGACCACAAAGTGGCCGACATGTCGCTGGCAGACTTTGGCAAAAAAGAAATGCAGCTTTCCGAGCGCGAAATGCCCGGGCTCATGGAATGCATCAAAAAATACGGCCCCACCAAGCCGCTCAAGGGCCTCAAGGTTACGGGCTCGCTGCACATGACCATCCAGACGGCCATGCTCATCAAGACCCTGCACGCCCTTGGCGCGGACATCCGCTGGGCATCGTGCAACATTTTTTCCACCCAGGACCACGCCGCCGCCGCCATTGCCGAAATGGGCTTGGCCAAGGTTTTTGCCTGGAAGGGCGAAAATCTTGAAGATTACTGGTGGTGCACCGAGATGGCCCTCACCTGGCCCGACGGCAGCGGACCCGACCTTATTGTGGACGACGGCGGCGACGCCACCCTGCTCATCCACAAAGGCGTGGAGGCCGAAGCCAACCCCGCCATCCTTGACCAGCCGACCGACAACAAGGAATTTCAGTGCATCCTTGACCGCCTCAAGCTGCGACTCAAAGAAGACCCGCAGCACTGGCACAAGGTTGCAGCCAAGGTAAAGGGTGTATCGGAAGAAACCACCACCGGCGTGCACCGACTCTATCAGCTTGAAGCGGCCGGAACGCTGCTGTTCCCCGCCATCAACGTCAACGACTCGGTCACCAAGTCCAAGTTCGACAACCTGTACGGCTGCCGCGAGTCGCTGGCCGACGGCATCAAGCGCGCCACCGACATCATGGTGGCTGGCAAGGTAGTTGTGGTTGTGGGCTACGGCGACGTGGGCAAGGGCTGCGCCCAGTCCATGCGCGGCTTTGGCGCGCGCGTGCTTGTGACGGAAATCGACCCCATCTGCGCACTGCAGGCCGCCATGGAGGGCTTTGAAGTCACTACGGTCGAAAACGCCCTGCCTCAGGGCGACATCTACGTGACCTGCACCGGCAACTACCACGTTATCACCGCCGCGCACATGGAAGGAATGAAGGACGAGGCCATTGTCTGCAACATCGGCCACTTCGACAGCGAGATCGAGATGTCCTATCTCGAAAACACCCCCGGCATCACCCGCCTGAACATCAAGCCGCAGGTGGACAAATGGACACTCAAGTCCGGCCGCAGCATCATCGTGCTGGCCGAGGGCCGTCTGGTCAACCTTGGCTGCGCCACGGGGCACGCCAGCTTTGTCATGTCCAACAGCTTTACCAACCAGACCCTGGCTCAGCTCAAGCTGGCTTCTGAAAAGCTTGGAAAAAAAGTGTACACCCTGCCCAAGGAGCTGGACGAAGAAGTTGCCCGCCTGCACCTTGCCCGCCTGGGCGTCAAGCTGACCAAGCTTACCCCCGAACAGGCCGACTACATCGGCGTAAAGGTCGAGGGCCCCTACAAGCCCAACCTCTACCGCTACTAG
- a CDS encoding DUF721 domain-containing protein produces MAAFRKRQKDTQPVPAMEVMASVLAGLGAAPGQGETRARLQQLWLNWAMVMGPELAPLARPMGHHRDLLLIGAEDAMLAQELHLLAGEMLERVNAFMEQPFFTAIKVTLLMGKAGLDKTAASKAAPAGSAPRPKRPEPPNAHGLYLEAMDPSSPVARAYARFVRQRG; encoded by the coding sequence ATGGCAGCCTTTCGCAAACGTCAAAAAGACACGCAACCCGTACCCGCCATGGAGGTTATGGCCTCTGTGCTGGCCGGGCTTGGCGCAGCCCCCGGTCAGGGGGAAACCCGCGCGCGGCTGCAGCAGCTCTGGCTCAACTGGGCAATGGTGATGGGGCCGGAGCTCGCGCCGCTGGCGCGACCCATGGGCCACCACCGCGACCTTTTGCTCATTGGGGCTGAGGACGCCATGCTGGCGCAAGAGCTGCACCTGCTGGCGGGCGAGATGCTTGAGAGGGTCAACGCCTTTATGGAGCAGCCATTCTTTACTGCCATCAAGGTGACCCTGCTCATGGGCAAGGCCGGTCTGGACAAAACCGCAGCCAGTAAAGCCGCGCCTGCAGGTAGCGCCCCCCGACCAAAAAGGCCGGAACCGCCTAACGCCCACGGGCTGTATCTTGAAGCCATGGACCCCAGCTCGCCGGTGGCGCGGGCTTACGCGCGCTTTGTGCGCCAGCGGGGCTGA